In the Deinococcus budaensis genome, one interval contains:
- a CDS encoding OsmC family protein, protein MRISAHVRNSADRHEVTLRTDGRVQGLTVPPRTTGPGSGVNGGELLFLALATCYCNDVYREAARRGLQVERVEVDVEGEFGGEGEPARNVTYRVRAAAQGSEAELRELLHHTDRVAEIQNTLRAGVPVTLAEVKVEGA, encoded by the coding sequence ATGAGAATCAGTGCCCACGTTCGGAACAGTGCCGACCGGCACGAGGTGACCCTGCGAACCGACGGCCGGGTGCAGGGCCTCACCGTCCCGCCCCGGACGACCGGCCCCGGGTCGGGCGTCAACGGCGGCGAGCTGCTCTTCCTCGCGCTGGCCACCTGCTACTGCAACGACGTGTACCGGGAGGCGGCGAGGCGCGGCCTGCAAGTCGAGCGGGTGGAGGTGGACGTCGAGGGCGAGTTCGGAGGCGAGGGCGAACCGGCCCGGAACGTGACCTACCGCGTTCGGGCGGCGGCCCAGGGCAGCGAGGCCGAACTGCGGGAGCTGCTGCACCACACCGACCGGGTCGCCGAGATTCAGAACACGCTGCGGGCGGGAGTGCCCGTCACCCTGGCCGAGGTGAAGGTCGAGGGCGCCTAG